The Caulobacter sp. 73W region CCATCACCGACCTGATGGTTCTGCCGGGCCTGATCAACCTCGACTTCGCCGACGTCCGCACGGTCATGACCGAAATGGGCAAGGCGATGATGGGCACTGGCGAGGCGACCGGCGAAGACCGCGCCCTGATGGCCGCCCAGAACGCCATCCAGAATCCGCTGCTGGACGAAGTCTCGCTGAAGGGCGCCAAGGCCGTGCTGGTCAACGTGACCGGCGGCCTGGACATGACCCTGCTGGAAGTGGACGAGGCGGCCAACGCCATCTCCGACCAGGTGGACCCGGAAGCCAACATCATCTTCGGCGCGGCCTTCGATCCGTCGCTGGACGGCGTCATCCGCGTGTCGGTGGTCGCCACCGGCATGGACGGCGCCTCGATGATCGCCGCCGAGCCGCGCTCCACCCGCACGCTGAACACCGGCGCCGCGCCGCTGATCGTCGAGAAGACCGCGCCGATCGCTGCTCCCGCCGCTCCGGTCGCCGCCGCGCCCGAGCCGATCGCCGCGCCGGAGCCGACCTATGTCGAGCCGGTCGCCGAGATCGAGCCGGAAATCGCTCAAGCCGATCTGTACGCCGCCGAGCCGGTCGCCGAGTACGCGCCCGAACCCGTCGTGCAGCAGCCGGTGGCCCGCATCGTCGATCCGTCGGTGGATGACGTCACCGCGGAAGAGCCTATGTTCGTGGACAGCCGCTACGCCGACGAGCCTCGCCAGAAGAGCGGCTTCTTCAGCCTGTTCGGCGGTCGTCAGCGTTACGACGCAGCGCCGCCGCCCGCGCCGGCCCGCGCCGTGGCTGGCGGGGGCTCGGCCCGCCCGATGGCTCAGCCCATCGAGCAGGAACTGAACGAGGAAGGCGAGGACCTCGAAATCCCGTCGTTCCTGCGCCGTCTGGCGAACTAAGAAATAAGGCCAAAATCTGGCTTTGAGCACGCCCCGCCTAGCGCGGGGCGTGTTTTATTTTCGCCATATTTTTCAATGTACTGCACGCGAAACAATCCGAAACAGGACTTGTTTTGCGGTGCAGCAACGCCCCCCTTAAACGAAAGCTGGGGCGTGAAACCGTCTGCGTCTT contains the following coding sequences:
- the ftsZ gene encoding cell division protein FtsZ — encoded protein: MAISLSAPRTTELKPRIVVFGVGGAGGNAVNNMIEAGLEGVEFVVGNTDAQQLQFAKTDRRIQLGVQVTQGLGAGAHPEVGMSAAEESFPEIGEHLDGAHMVFITAGMGGGTGTGAAPIIAKAARERGILTVGVVTKPFHFEGRHRMRLADAGIAELQRYVDTLIVIPNQNLFRLANERTTFAEAFGMADQVLHSGVRSITDLMVLPGLINLDFADVRTVMTEMGKAMMGTGEATGEDRALMAAQNAIQNPLLDEVSLKGAKAVLVNVTGGLDMTLLEVDEAANAISDQVDPEANIIFGAAFDPSLDGVIRVSVVATGMDGASMIAAEPRSTRTLNTGAAPLIVEKTAPIAAPAAPVAAAPEPIAAPEPTYVEPVAEIEPEIAQADLYAAEPVAEYAPEPVVQQPVARIVDPSVDDVTAEEPMFVDSRYADEPRQKSGFFSLFGGRQRYDAAPPPAPARAVAGGGSARPMAQPIEQELNEEGEDLEIPSFLRRLAN